Proteins encoded within one genomic window of Paramisgurnus dabryanus chromosome 13, PD_genome_1.1, whole genome shotgun sequence:
- the p3h3 gene encoding prolyl 3-hydroxylase 3, translating into MALRSNTFTVYVALQITLLFFLNNASISASSGLSSESLSGLLTPYDELYYRGVRAYFNEEWERAAEFIEKSITTREMLLKTRRNCHDECLTAGDDRLSKLDTMDKNLRDLWILDWVQLRAECVKFCMGRSVSPAGLLPVSSDIDYEFGTRNPYNFLQVTYYKLDKVQKAASAAHTFFMANPSHLEMRNNIEKYRRMMGVKDEDFLDREREHEKHWEMYDSAIQAEGLSDWLKAVMKWKECVNETLKQTEDCRAQCVTASQLIPEEPDSVQGVYERAAALSLSLLSCKQTCVSLVSTRPGRVSAVEDFLPMQLEHLHIAQYKAGDLKGAVETLRSLLLFYPTDSDSLSNLQLYSQNLEGDTGALETGPIQEIAVYISRSLEEKKLLYFGVANLDFKFSDPDLWTPEDLVPESLRESWRAEKKLLHEKLKQGEKTEELDDSGFYAGGPVPVVGVTITMDDQVLNGTNRVVLDGVLSQSECDRVMQLASVAASMGDGYRGRRSPHTPHEKFEGLTVLRALKLAQDGLVNQSDARLLHQIGETVRVLMHSYFRSHSDLYFSYTHLVCRSAISGHQEGRSDLSHPVHVDNCILEPETRQCWKEPPAFTHRDLSAVLYLNDDFEGGEFFFTDRDAKTVTASVKPSCGRLVGYTSGPVNPHGVTAVTAGRRCALALWFTTEKHHRDMEREEAESLWAADGHSVVKEEKVDEESTSKTARSGRSQVRERSKERQGVTGRRDEL; encoded by the exons ATGGCGCTTCGCTCAAACACATTTACTGTATACGTGGCGCTGCAAATAACGCTTTTATTCTTTCTGAACAATGCATCTATAAGTGCAAGCAGTGGACTGTCTTCAGAGAGTTTATCCGGACTTTTAACGCCATACGATGAGCTCTATTACCGCGGGGTTCGTGCTTATTTTAATGAAGAATGGGAGCGAGCAGCGGAGTTCATAGAGAAATCCATAACTACTCGAGAAATGCTCCTTAAAACTAGACGCAACTGTCACGATGAGTGTTTGACAGCAGGAGATGACAGGCTCTCCAAACTGG acaCAATGGATAAAAATCTCAGGGATCTGTGGATACTGGACTGGGTTCAGCTCCGGGCAGAGTGTGTGAAGTTTTGTATGGGTCGAAGTGTCTCTCCTGCTGGTCTGCTGCCAGTATCTTCGGACATTGATTATGAATTTGGAACTCGCAACCCTTACAACTTCCTGCAAGTCACCTACTACAAG CTGGATAAAGTGCAGAAAGCGGCATCAGCTGCTCACACGTTCTTTATGGCCAATCCCAGTCACCTGGAGATGAGGAACAACATTGAGAAGTACAGGAGGATGATGGGAGTGAAAGACGAAGACTTTCTGGACAGAGAAAGGGAGCATGAGAAACACTGG GAGATGTATGATTCAGCCATCCAGGCTGAGGGCTTGTCTGATTGGTTGAAGGCTGTAATGAAGTGGAAGGAGTGTGTGAATGAGACATTAAAGCAGACAGAGGATTGTAGGGCTCAATGTGTGACAGCATCACAGTTAATCCCAGAAGAACCAGACAGTGTGCAGGGGGTTTACGAGAGAGCTGCAG cactttctctctctctgctgtcatGCAAACAGACGTGTGTGTCCCTGGTGTCAACCCGACCCGGACGGGTTTCTGCTGTTGAGGACTTTCTGCCAATGCAGCTGGAACATCTTCACATTGCACAGTACAAAG CTGGTGACCTGAAGGGGGCGGTGGAGACCCTGCGGTCCTTGTTGCTTTTTTACCCCACAGATTCAGACTCCCTCAGTAACCTGCAGCTGTACTCCCAAAATCTGGAGGGTGATACTGGGGCTCTGGAAACAGGACCCATACAG GAAATTGCTGTGTATATCAGCAGATCACTGGAGGAAAAGAAACTGCTGTATTTTGGGGTGGCAAACTTGGACTTCAAATTCAGTGATCCG GATCTCTGGACACCCGAGGACCTAGTGCCCGAATCATTGAGAGAAAGTTGGAG AGCAGAGAAAAAGTTACTTCATGAAAAACTAAAGCAGGGAGAGAAAACAGAAGAGCTGGATGACAGTGGATTTTATGCAG GTGGTCCTGTACCTGTAGTTGGTGTAACGATCACTATGGATGATCAGGTGCTGAACGGGACCAACCGTGTGGTGCTGGATGGAGTTTTATCTCAGTCTGAATGTGATCGCGTGATGCAGCTGGCTAGC GTTGCTGCATCGATGGGTGATGGTTACCGGGGGCGACGCTCTCCTCACACACCACATGAGAAGTTTGAGGGTTTGACTGTTCTCAGGGCACTTAAG TTGGCTCAGGATGGGCTCGTTAACCAATCAGATGCCAGACTGCTACATCAGATTGGAGAAACCGTGAGAGTTCTGATGCACTCGTACTTCAGAAGTCACTCTGATCTTTATTTTTCCTACACCCACTTGGTGTGTCGCTCCGCCATCTCAG GGCACCAGGAGGGACGGTCAGATCTTTCTCATCCAGTTCATGTGGATAACTGCATCCTGGAGCCGGAGACCAGACAGTGTTGGAAAGAACCTCCTGCCTTTACTCATCGAGACCTCAG TGCAGTTCTTTACCTGAATGATGATTTTGAAGGCGGTGAATTCTTCTTCACTGATCGAGATGCCAAAACAGTCACC GCAAGTGTTAAGCCAAGCTGTGGGCGACTTGTAGGATACACATCAGGACCTGTCAATCCTCACGGTGTTACAGCAGTAACCGCGGGTCGACGATGTGCATTGGCGCTCTGGTTCACCACTGAAAAGCACCACAGAGATATG GAGcgtgaggaggctgagagcttATGGGCAGCAGATGGACACAGCGTAGTTAAGGAGGAGAAGGTTGATGAAGAAAGCACTTCAAAAACTGCCCGCAGTGGGAGAAGCCAGGTCAGAGAGAGGAGCAAAGAAAGACAGGGAGTGACAGGGAGGCGGGATGAACTGTAA